TATGTTTTTATGTCATGACAATACTTTGTTTTCATGCCTCCAGTCAACTTTGTTTTTGTGAATCACGCCACATCCGCAATCTGGGAACATAATGGCCCCGCTGTCATCGTTATGGGGCGGATAGAATTATAAGGGCAAGCCATGGTGGATTACAGGCGCTTATGGCAAACTTGCCATCTTGCAATCCTGACACCATAGGTTTTGCTGAACTGGGCCTGCTTTTGCCACCGCCGGACACGATTGGCGTAGGTTGCACCAATGCCCGGGATCTTGCGCAAGGTTTTCAGGTGGAGCCGCGCCAGCTTCCGCAAGTCGTTGGTATAGGTGAGCAACTGAAGAAACCAGACATTGCAGGCATCGCCTGTCAGGGCCAGCAGGCTGGGGCAAACGGCCTGCAGGTCAGCCTGAAGATTGTTCGACACCCGCACCCGCTCGTTGATCAATCTCCGGCGACGACGGCTCAGCCTTTTAAGAATCTGGTTCTCCCGAGGTGATTCGGCGACCACTTGCAGGACATCTTTCGCGGTGGGGAGATGGTCTTTGATTTGAAAGAGTTCCAACCCACGGCGTGCATCGATCGCATCGGTTTTGGCAGCGCCAGGGAAGACCTCTTTAAACCTGGCCAGCTTCAGGTTGTTGATGTTGTTCAGTTGCCAACCCCGCGCCAGCACCATGGAATCCAGGGGCCGGGCGTAACCATTGTGCCCTTCCATGGCCACCCGTACAGGGCACTGGTAATGCTGCTCAAGTTGCTCAAGCCTAGTGAAGAAGGTTCGAAAGCCGTCCGGGTGATGGCGGATGCT
The Geothermobacter hydrogeniphilus genome window above contains:
- a CDS encoding IS110 family transposase — translated: MFSPTPLDIRVCVDVGCKSHQVAVGLSTGEMIAEFSIRHHPDGFRTFFTRLEQLEQHYQCPVRVAMEGHNGYARPLDSMVLARGWQLNNINNLKLARFKEVFPGAAKTDAIDARRGLELFQIKDHLPTAKDVLQVVAESPRENQILKRLSRRRRRLINERVRVSNNLQADLQAVCPSLLALTGDACNVWFLQLLTYTNDLRKLARLHLKTLRKIPGIGATYANRVRRWQKQAQFSKTYGVRIARWQVCHKRL